A window of the Capricornis sumatraensis isolate serow.1 chromosome 9, serow.2, whole genome shotgun sequence genome harbors these coding sequences:
- the LOC138085764 gene encoding olfactory receptor 2T27, with the protein MEWSNYSMYADFVLLGLFSNTRFPWLLFALIVLVFVISIASNTMMIILIHLDSRLHTPMYFLLSQLSIMDILYISTIVPKMLVDQMVDQRAISFAGCTAQHFLYLTLAGAEFFLLGLMSYDRYVAICNPLRYPVLMNRKVCLLIVVAAWLGGSIDGFLLTPVTMQFPFCASREINHFFCEVPALLKLSCVDTSAYETAMYVCCIMMLLIPFSVISASYTRILVTVYRMNEAEGRKKAVATCSSHMVVVSLFYGAAMYTYVLPHSYRTPEQDKAVSAFYTILTPLLNPLIYSLRNKDVTGALQKALGRCSPSGR; encoded by the coding sequence ATGGAGTGGAGCAATTATTCCATGTATGCTGACTTTGTCCTCTTGGGCTTGTTCAGCAACACACGTTTCCCCTGGCTTCTCTTTGCCCTTATCGTCTTGGTATTTGTCATCTCGATAGCCAGCAACACAATGATGATCATTCTCATCCACCTGGACTCCCGCCTCCACACTCCCATGTACTTCCTGCTCAGCCAGCTTTCCATCATGGATATCTTGTACATTTCCACCATTGTGCCCAAGATGCTGGTTGACCAAATGGTAGACCAAAGGGCCATTTCCTTTGCAGGATGCACTGCCCAGCACTTTCTCTATCTGACCTTGGCAGGAGCTGAGTTCTTCCTTCTAGGACTCATGTCCTATGACCGCTATGTTGCCATCTGCAATCCTCTGCGCTATCCTGTCCTTATGAACCGCAAAGTCTGCTTGTTGATTGTggtggcagcctggctgggagggtCCATAGATGGCTTCTTACTTACACCAGTCACCATGCAGTTCCCTTTCTGTGCTTCTCGGGAAATTAATCACTTCTTCTGTGAGGTACCTGCTCTTCTGAAGCTCTCCTGTGTAGATACATCAGCCTATGAGACAGCCATGTATGTCTGCTGCATTATGATGCTCCTCATTCCTTTCTCTGTCATCTCAGCCTCTTACACAAGGATTCTCGTTACTGTTTACAGAATGAACGAGGCGGAGGGGAGAAAAAAGGCAGTGGCCACTTGCTCCTCACACATGGTAGTTGTCAGTCTCTTTTATGGGGCTGCCATGTACACCTATGTGCTACCTCACTCTTACCGTACTCCTGAGCAGGACAAGGCTGTGTCTGCCTTCTACACTATCCTTACTCCCTTGCTCAACCCACTTATTTACAGTCTCAGGAACAAAGACGTCACAGGGGCCCTACAGAAAGCTCTGGGAAGGTGCTCACCCTCAGGAAGGTAA
- the LOC138086263 gene encoding olfactory receptor 2T2 codes for MEMILQNSTDFILLGLITQPTFPGFIFAVVFSIFLVAVTANMVMILLIHTDSHLHTPMYFLLSQLSIMDTVYICITVPKMLQDLLSKEKTISFLGCALQIFLYLTLIGGEFFLLGLMAYDRYVAVCNPLRYPLLMNRRICLFMAVGSWVGGSLDGFMLTPFTMSFPYCGSREINHFFCEIPAVLKLSCIDTSLYQTLMYACCVLMLLIPISIISVSYTRILLTVHRMNSAEGRRKAFATCSSHIVVVIIFYGAAFYTNVLPQSYHTAEKDKVVSAFYTILTPMLNPLIYSLRNKDVATALRRIQGRCTYSQKIRAGDVSKKY; via the coding sequence ATGGAGATGATTCTTCAAAATTCCACTGACTTCATCCTCTTGGGCCTCATCACACAACCCACATTCCCTGGGTTTATCTTTGCAGTGGTCTTCTCCATCTTTCTGGTGGCTGTAACAGCTAACATGGTCATGATTCTGCTCATTCACACAGACTCCCACCTCCACACGCCCATGTACTTCCTGCTTAGCCAACTGTCCATCATGGACACTGTCTACATCTGCATCACTGTCCCCAAGATGTTGCAAGACCTCTTGTCCAAGGAAAAGACCATCTCCTTTCTGGGCTGTGCACTTCAGATCTTCCTCTACCTGACCCTGATTGGAGGGGAATTCTTCTTGCTGGGCCTCATGGCCTATGACAGGTATGTGGCTGTGTGCAACCCTCTTCGATATCCTCTCCTCATGAACCGCAGGATTTGCTTGTTTATGGCGGTGGGTTCCTGGGTTGGTGGCTCCTTGGATGGGTTCATGCTGACTCCCTTTACCATGAGCTTCCCTTACTGTGGGTCCCGAGAGATCAATCACTTTTTCTGTGAGATCCCAGCAGTACTGAAGCTGTCCTGTATTGACACATCACTCTACCAGACCCTGATGTATGCCTGCTGCGTGCTGATGCTGCTCATCCCTATATCCATCATCTCTGTTTCCTACACACGCATCCTGCTCACAGTGCATCGGATGAACTCTGCTGAGGGCCGGCGCAAAGCCTTTGCTACCTGTTCATCCCATATTGTGGTGGTGATCATTTTCTATGGGGCAGCCTTCTACACCAATGTGCTGCCCCAATCATATCACACAGCAGAGAAAGACAAGGTTGTATCTGCCTTCTACACCATACTCACTCCAATGCTCAACCCACTCATCTACAGCTTGAGAAATAAAGATGTGGCTACAGCTCTAAGGAGAATACAGGGGAGATGTACATACTCCCAGAAAATCAGAGCAGGAGATGTATCCAAGAAATACTAG